A genomic region of Macrobrachium nipponense isolate FS-2020 chromosome 40, ASM1510439v2, whole genome shotgun sequence contains the following coding sequences:
- the LOC135211816 gene encoding uncharacterized protein LOC135211816, whose translation MKLSPEIRVFPPVIFTYLLGLSYGEGNNSIIDKNNEFCAFGHNHASCDFGHAHEATVTLNTLDQSIQEIDIQNTRNLSLSENICAQMIVLHVGQISILRREHTPCDERLEFSSLNSSFSRIPRQFRNFYLRNCSIAFFSTDALLSKVVVAASTIGFLDISEPLAHKATVEFINTTIGTIERVRANDGSVFRMTNSAVGEISPFGVNASGGSIIMRNSSVRKATGSSFIMQGNASLTLEKFSGNLNVVSLGHETSNSFLIAFIVSVIFNIILFIIALTFLFYYVCSYRNRNRKSPEVQKEDISQNNARLPNQSGSLSHQEDAPLVPEEKNNAQHNSSLPNDPLVPEETNTQDTSSLHFIASRNSYGTPLIMIMPTSSKITNTQNTSSFTFDNFENSFGTAIDHDNDKLVPEITNTQNTSSLPLITSRNLFGTPLDHENGPLVPKITSTQNTSSLPLIASRNSFGTPSDLKNDPLVPEDTNTQHNSSLPMVALGNSFGTLSDHENDSLVSEITNTQNTSSLRMEESESHTNSKNGLLVGGNTNSQTNSSSTNEAIGNVSEILPNKEKQPKDQGRYSRNFLALKRVYESRNKE comes from the exons ATGAAATTGTCACCGGAGATTCGAGTTTTTCCCCCTGTGATATTTACTTATCTCCTCGGGCTTTCCTACGGTGAAGGGAACAACTCCATTATCGACAAAAACAACGAATTTTGTGCTTTTGGTCATAATCATGCTTCGTGCGACTTCGGGCATGCCCATGAG GCTACGGTAACCTTAAATACCCTGGACCAGTCGATTCAGGAGATAGACATCCAAAATACCAGAAACCTCAGCTTGAGCGAAAACATCTGTGCCCAGATGATAGTGCTGCATGTTGGCCAGATTTCCATCCTCAGGAGAGAGCACACTCCATGCGATGAGCGACTGGAATTCTCCAGCCTCAACTCGAGTTTTTCCAGAATTCCAAGGCAGTTCAGAAACTTCTACCTGAGAAACTGCAGCATCGCCTTCTTCTCCACGGATGCTCTTTTGAGCAAAGTCGTGGTGGCCGCATCTACCATAGGCTTCCTCGATATCTCTGAGCCACTGGCTCACAAAGCAACGGTCGAATTCATCAACACAACTATAGGAACGATAGAGCGAGTGAGAGCGAATGACGGTTCAGTTTTCAGAATGACAAATTCAGCCGTAGGTGAGATATCTCCCTTCGGAGTCAACGCTAGTGGTGGATCGATAATCATGCGTAATTCTTCAGTTCGTAAGGCCACTGGAAGTAGCTTTATCATGCAGGGAAATGCATCATTGACCCTCGAAAAGTTTAGTGGGAACCTGAATGTTGTGTCACTTGGCCATGAAACCTCTAATTCTTTTTTAATCGCTTTTATCGTCTCTGTGATTTTCAATATAATCTTATTTATTATAGCTCTGACATTTCTATTTTACTATGTATGTTCCTATAGAAACAGGAACAGAAAATCCCCAGAAGTTCAGAAAGAAGATATTTCCCAAAATAATGCTAGGTTGCCTAATCAATCTGGATCTCTTTCACATCAAGAAGATGCTCCACTAGTTCCAGAAGAGAAAAACAATGCACAACATAACTCTAGTTTGCCGAATGACCCACTAGTTCCAGAAGAAACCAATACTCAGGATACCTCTAGTTTACATTTTATAGCCTCGAGGAATTCTTATGGAACTCCTTTGATCATGATAATGCCAACTAGTTCCAAAATAACCAATACTCAGAATACTTCAAGTTTTACCTTTGATAACTTCGAGAATTCATTTGGAACTGCTATAGATCATGATAATGACAAGCTAGTTCCAGAAATAACCAATACTCAGAATACTTCAAGTTTACCTTTGATAACTTCGAGGaatttatttggaactccttTAGATCATGAGAATGGCCCACTAGTTCCAAAAATAACCAGTACTCAGAATACTTCAAGTTTACCTTTGATAGCTTCGAGGAATTCATTTGGAACTCCTTCAGATCTTAAGAATGACCCACTAGTTCCAGAAGATACCAATACTCAACATAACTCTAGTTTGCCTATGGTAGCCTTGGGGAATTCATTCGGTACCCTTTCTGATCATGAGAATGACTCACTAGTTTCAGAAATAACCAATACTCAGAATACCTCTAGTTTGCGAATGGAAGAGTCTGAATCTCATACAAATAGTAAAAATGGTTTACTGGTTGGAGGAAATACCAATTCTCAAACTAATTCTAGTTCCACAAACGAGGCTATCGGTAATGTATCTGAAATTCttccaaataaagaaaaacaaccaaaAGATCAAGGTCGTTACTCAAGGAACTTTCTGGCTTTAAAGAGAGTGTATGAATCAAGAAATAAAGAATGA